aaactgttattattttgtacacgTCCTATTCACGATTGTATATTCATACTTCGGGTACATCGTACTTAACTACGATAGTGAtcgtgattaaaaaaaaaagatatctatCAACTGGGTATTCGTTTTTCATCGTAAATTATCTCGTGGCTCATtaaggaaaaaatttaatttactggTCGATGAGAGAGATTCGAACGTGCACAATTAACAATTCTAATATCTTGGAATGGTTGGTGTGAAAGATGTTATATGCTCACGTATACATTGATATGTAAAATCTATTCTTCCTGATAGTGCGAACCACGTTGTACGACTCTCTAGTTCAGACTTCTTGGTTGTAAAGGGGCATCTCATCAGGAATGATTATCGCGCGTAATATAATTTGCCGTGAGTAAATGCATCGCTATCGTCGCAATTATCTTTCATAGTTGACTCGATAACGGTACCATTGTGCGCTAGTTGCAGGCATGTGTCGAAGATTGAATTTAACAATTCAATTAAATGCATGGCACTGCACCGGCATGAGAAAAACAttgattttatcataaaaagaaACTTAAAAACGGAGAATTTTAATGCcgaataatttgaaagattgcaaaataaacaaagagCAAAATAAACAAGGAGCTCGCACTTCACAACTGAATAATAAtggttaaatattatacttttctcgAATATCTGgaaaaatttcatacaaaaagagaaaactttttaattattatatttgttaaatattcattgatttaatttcattttttagaCTAGTAATCTCTCAGAAACATTGCaacagacaaaataaaatacgatgcAATCTTTTGAAATTTAGGATTTAGAAAacgaaatatgaaataatttaatcccAATTATACTGTTTATTAAAAcagaataacaataataacaatacaacaaattgaaatgtataactatattattgtaatgtatAACTATGAGTATTGCTCTTGTCGcgcatatttatttcagtatatttttctataacataGAAAAAACATGCGAGGGACAAAAAGTTAAATACATTAAGTAAATGgcgaaaagatgaaaaaagcGACATAGgttggaaagaaaaagaataaccGTTTTTTCATAGAAGAAGAATGGAGAGCGGAGAGAAATGGAAGATGAACGCCTCTTCTCACACGATGCGAATTTATATAATGCTTTCATACGAGACAAGGTCAAGATTTTTACGATGTAAGATCGCagatatattcattttaatttatatttgtataaataaacgCGTTTTAATAAGTGCAAAAAATATGTCCCGCTCATTGTCagattactattttatttaatatttaatatatttatttgcgaaACAAACGACAACGGAACAGATTAGTTATATCTGATTTGACTTGATGAAATTATAGACTACGTGATTAAAATCTTTgttatacaattttctttttaatgagAGAAGaacagtaaattttttaaacttacttGGTAAGCGTAAGGACCAGGTCTGTAATAACCGCCGGAGTTCATCATAGCATGAGTTTTGCCTTTGCCGCACGTAGAAGTCATTTTTTTCGTATTCTTGAGCtgttgcaatttaattttttcccaCGATACTCGGATTCGATCTTCTACGATGCTCCTCGACGATGGTCGAGCATCATGACGCTATTGTGCAGAGATTGACCGTGTCAGAGCATTCTTCGTATTGCTATTTTCGCGAGAGACGCTACCGTgtctttaaaattacattcgtCGATAAGTTCAGGCGTCGAAGCGTTTCCATTCAAGATGTTCCCTTGATTagacaaatttatttcgcgagcagaataaaatatcgcacACACATTAACACTCGAAAGTCACAAGTTTCGATATTTACGGGAATACCGTTAAGCGAACGTGGATATTTGTCAAGTTGGAAAACTACTCGCGCGCAGTCAACTTTGTTCTTTCTATCTGCCGTTATTCAACTTTGTATCGAGATGACCAAtaacaaattgttattaattgttgTAAACGCACGATACATTTCGTTTTGTCTATTGCTAGAGAAGCAAGCTAGTCCGACCGACAGTACTGATTTAACTAatgtaagtataattttatcttgtgTTTGTTCGCTGATTCTCGAACGCAAATCTCGAAGCGTCTGTATACGCGAAGCTTCTTCCGACCGAGACGATCCGAGGGAGACGAAGTGTAGCGCGGCGAGACGAGGTAGAAGCAAGCGCAGCAACTACCACGTCCTTTCTCCGTGACGGCTGACCACCAACTGACAGTCTAAGATCCTGAGGTATCGCCGTTCTTCATCTTCGTTTTTCCCATTCGGTTAAGTCGTGCCGTTTTACCTGCATATTCGGCTTACCTGCCGTTCCGATGAACTCCCCACGCCGACTTTTTGCACTTCCATAATCACCGTGCTTTTTATACTTTAGACTCGCTctttttcgtgaaaaattaCTATATTCAGCTGCATGTGTGACGCAGAGAGAAGCATTAAACAGAACTGGtagtgtaaattatatattcttgagggaaatataaaagagttataatctataaaatttagatacaTTCAGCTACtagcaatgttaaaaattcttttgattttttgaaCCATTCAACATCTTGGTCGTCGtactagtttttttttttttttttttttaataccagACTCTATGCGATCGAGAAcagtttatattaatataaaaaatatatatccatGATATTGTGGTACAAAAAGTATCAATGAAGAACAATATATGACGGCCGACGTATGTGGCAGCCaacgtgtaataatttatctatttttattcgcaattatttatgtcacaattttttgttatcgtTAGAGAAATTGGAATGTGTGAAATTAATACGTTTGTTCAGTGTTGATGGCGGCTTCGATTATCCTTTGAAACGTGATGGCGTCGAATCCGGCGAAGGGCTTGTCGCGTGCTGCGGGTGGAAATGAGCGGCGTTTTCGCCGACGAAATATATCGTCGAAATAATCATCCGTGGTTGGCGGATTCACTTTGGCATAATATAGTGCCGCGAAGCCGCTGTAGATTAGCAGAGCCGCAGTTGCGAGCTGATGGAGGCGATATCACATGTTCAAATCGAAGTCAGCGGGAGAAAATACacagaaaaattacatatgtttcAGTTTTCTATTACCTGGAAAACAGCCCAGAATTTGTAGCTTCCTTCGTTTATTAGAAAGTCGTAATAGCCGGCCCAATAATCAACCTTAGGTTGACTTATCGCCTTCATGTGGCTGTGATCGTTCTCGTCATCGTTCATATCGTCATTGTTGTAATCGTGCTGATCGTCTTGGTAGTCGGTATTACCTCTTCTATTACTTTGTCTATACGTCCTGCTTTGTCTGTGAACAAAAGCACCATGCTAAAATGGAATATTCCTCAGATTATTTTCAGAGAAAAATCCCAATATCAAAACGTCGAAGCTATAAAGTTGGCCAATCGAAAAGTAAAAGCAGATTTAGACACAACGATTGCTTAACGATGGGTGACTGTAATCATTAttgatagcaaaaaaaaaattaaaaatgattggattgaacattataaaaatgataaaaatttcattttttacttaCCTAGCTAACGGCGTGATTGTAGCTATTCCGAGGTTTTCTCTAGACGTCTCTATTTCcaaaattgattgatttcTAATATTCGACTCGGCGGAGACGTGATAGATGCAAaatgaaaatagaataaacTTGCAAACTGATCGGTTCATCGAgtctaaaaaattagaatattatttatatctactaGAATGAAAAATGCGTGTAgagatatgtatgtataattcgCAACGAACACTGgagatataattttgtaaactgATGTTTCTGCTTATCGCACAATACTAACccatattaatcttttaaatatattgtacgtTTTGTTTTTGACATCATCCCACTTTAACGATTGTCATAGCACATTCTGCCACACACGGCTTGGCACTCGAAAACAGCACGGCGGAAAACTTTGGAGTTGAAACCTTTAGTCGTAAACTCTGACGAGGAACTGAACGATTCTTGGACCTAGTTTC
Above is a genomic segment from Linepithema humile isolate Giens D197 chromosome 6, Lhum_UNIL_v1.0, whole genome shotgun sequence containing:
- the LOC105671186 gene encoding uncharacterized protein, which encodes MDSMNRSVCKFILFSFCIYHVSAESNIRNQSILEIETSRENLGIATITPLARQSRTYRQSNRRGNTDYQDDQHDYNNDDMNDDENDHSHMKAISQPKVDYWAGYYDFLINEGSYKFWAVFQLATAALLIYSGFAALYYAKVNPPTTDDYFDDIFRRRKRRSFPPAARDKPFAGFDAITFQRIIEAAINTEQTY